In the Burkholderia glumae LMG 2196 = ATCC 33617 genome, one interval contains:
- a CDS encoding methyl-accepting chemotaxis protein, producing MEKMKVSTRLALGFGLVLFLLLLISAAAYRAERTLAVSLYKITSVNNVEARLANRMKSTVRDRSIAVRNVALSTDPAERDQQIARIDKQDQAYADAYTKLAAIFAREPSTTDRERDLLAKLKDDEAVTKPLWAKAVDLGRANDNAGMIRVLTGEARRPSRAWIARLDELADFEDELNEQAAQAAQASSERMQAATWTFVALALAVGSLAAFFITRGILRQLGGEPAAAQEVARRIAAGDLTVSLQIEEGDTHSLMASLESMRGRLGEMVADIKASAESIAVAAGEIAQGNVDLSQRTEEQAASLEETAASMEQLTSAVRQNTDNARKGSSLAANASATATAGGDVVNRVVSTMEDISSSSLRVAEIIAVIEGIAFQTNILALNAAVEAARAGEQGRGFAVVAGEVRTLAQRSATAAKEIKDLISASVEHVGTGSRLVREAGSTMTDVVRSVQQVTDIIEEVASASTEQGTGIEQVNVAVSQMDEVTQQNAALVEQASASAQALADQAGVLRQAVAVFRIEAAKPSRQAPAAPAPSAMPRLSRGGLAA from the coding sequence ATGGAAAAAATGAAAGTTTCGACTCGCCTCGCCCTGGGCTTCGGGCTTGTGTTGTTTCTGCTCCTGCTGATTTCGGCAGCTGCATATCGCGCCGAGCGTACGCTTGCGGTGAGCCTGTACAAAATCACTTCCGTGAACAACGTGGAGGCAAGACTGGCAAACCGCATGAAATCCACCGTGCGAGACCGCTCCATTGCGGTTCGCAACGTGGCGCTGTCGACCGATCCGGCCGAGCGCGACCAGCAGATCGCGCGTATCGACAAGCAGGACCAGGCTTACGCCGATGCGTACACGAAGCTGGCCGCGATTTTTGCGCGGGAGCCGTCCACCACCGATCGCGAGCGGGATCTGCTCGCCAAGCTGAAGGATGACGAGGCGGTCACGAAGCCCCTATGGGCCAAGGCGGTCGACCTGGGCAGGGCCAACGATAATGCCGGCATGATCCGGGTCTTGACGGGCGAGGCCCGTCGGCCATCCCGCGCCTGGATCGCGCGACTCGATGAGCTGGCCGATTTCGAGGATGAGCTGAACGAACAGGCGGCCCAGGCAGCCCAGGCGAGCTCGGAGCGCATGCAGGCGGCGACATGGACGTTCGTCGCGCTGGCATTGGCCGTCGGCTCGCTCGCCGCCTTTTTCATCACGCGCGGCATCCTGAGGCAATTGGGCGGCGAGCCGGCCGCGGCGCAGGAGGTGGCGCGCCGCATCGCGGCCGGCGATCTGACCGTGAGCCTGCAGATCGAGGAGGGCGATACGCACAGCCTGATGGCATCGCTCGAGTCGATGCGGGGGCGACTGGGTGAAATGGTGGCGGACATCAAGGCATCGGCCGAATCGATCGCGGTTGCCGCTGGCGAAATCGCGCAAGGCAACGTCGACCTCTCGCAGCGCACCGAGGAGCAGGCGGCCTCGCTGGAGGAAACCGCGGCGAGCATGGAGCAGTTGACCTCGGCGGTCCGGCAGAACACCGACAACGCCCGCAAGGGCAGCTCGCTGGCCGCGAATGCGTCGGCCACGGCCACCGCCGGCGGTGATGTCGTGAACAGGGTGGTGTCGACGATGGAGGACATTTCCTCGAGTTCGCTGCGCGTGGCCGAGATCATCGCGGTGATCGAAGGCATCGCGTTCCAGACCAATATCCTGGCGCTCAACGCGGCGGTGGAGGCGGCGCGAGCCGGCGAGCAGGGGCGGGGCTTCGCGGTGGTGGCGGGCGAGGTGCGCACGCTGGCGCAGCGCAGCGCGACGGCGGCCAAGGAGATCAAGGACCTGATCAGCGCGTCGGTGGAGCATGTGGGCACGGGCTCGCGACTGGTGCGGGAGGCGGGCTCGACGATGACCGACGTGGTGCGCTCGGTGCAGCAGGTGACCGACATCATCGAGGAAGTGGCCTCGGCATCGACGGAGCAGGGCACGGGGATCGAGCAGGTGAACGTGGCGGTCAGTCAAATGGACGAGGTCACGCAGCAAAACGCGGCGCTGGTGGAGCAGGCCTCGGCCTCGGCGCAAGCGCTGGCCGATCAGGCAGGGGTGCTGCGCCAGGCGGTTGCGGTGTTTCGGATCGAGGCCGCCAAGCCGAGCCGGCAGGCGCCGGCCGCCCCGGCACCGAGCGCGATGCCGCGATTGAGCCGCGGCGGGCTGGCAGCGTAA